The following coding sequences are from one Rathayibacter sp. SW19 window:
- a CDS encoding ABC transporter permease, translating to MTVAAAPASDSGGAGASSRRHRPAGSTGPTGSGDPASGGPAGSAGSAPVRRAKRGWSFLGLTPFAAYVILFLALPTILALATGFFDNAGKFTLDNIAALFNPVILNTFIASFWVSALTAVIGAIVGALICYALLGTRPDGRLRLMIESASSVLAQFGGVMLAFAFIATIGVQGLVTVWLESTFHFNMYANGVWLYTVPGLILPYIYFQVPLMVITFLPALEGLKPQWAEANATLGGSRLTYWVRIAAPVLAPAFFGSLLLLFANAFSAYATAAALISQGSQIVPLQIRAALVSETILGRSNMAGALALGMIIVMVIVMTAYSFLQSRTTRWQR from the coding sequence ATGACAGTCGCTGCTGCGCCAGCCAGCGACAGTGGTGGCGCCGGGGCCTCGTCCCGGCGCCACCGCCCCGCTGGTTCTACTGGTCCCACTGGGTCCGGTGATCCCGCATCTGGTGGTCCTGCTGGTTCCGCTGGTTCCGCGCCCGTTCGCCGAGCGAAGCGCGGATGGTCGTTCCTCGGGTTGACCCCGTTCGCCGCCTATGTGATTCTCTTTCTCGCCCTGCCCACGATCCTCGCTCTTGCAACTGGGTTCTTCGACAATGCGGGCAAATTCACACTCGACAACATCGCCGCGCTCTTCAACCCCGTCATCCTGAACACGTTCATCGCATCGTTCTGGGTTTCGGCGTTGACCGCTGTGATCGGCGCCATCGTCGGTGCGCTCATTTGCTACGCTCTGCTCGGCACACGACCCGACGGGCGACTGCGACTGATGATCGAATCCGCGTCGAGCGTGCTCGCCCAATTCGGTGGTGTCATGCTCGCGTTCGCGTTCATCGCGACGATCGGCGTGCAGGGCCTGGTCACGGTCTGGCTGGAGTCAACATTCCACTTCAACATGTACGCCAACGGCGTGTGGCTCTATACGGTGCCCGGCCTGATCCTGCCGTACATCTACTTTCAGGTGCCTCTGATGGTGATCACCTTCCTGCCTGCACTCGAGGGGCTCAAGCCGCAGTGGGCAGAGGCGAATGCAACGCTCGGCGGCAGCAGGCTCACCTACTGGGTGCGCATCGCGGCGCCGGTTCTCGCGCCGGCGTTCTTCGGCAGCCTTCTCCTGCTGTTCGCAAACGCGTTCTCTGCCTACGCGACCGCCGCCGCACTGATCAGCCAGGGATCGCAGATCGTGCCGCTGCAGATCCGCGCGGCGCTGGTCAGTGAGACCATCCTGGGCCGCTCGAATATGGCAGGGGCACTCGCGCTCGGAATGATCATCGTCATGGTGATCGTGATGACCGCATATTCCTTCCTGCAGTCGCGCACGACGAGGTGGCAGCGATGA
- a CDS encoding ABC transporter substrate-binding protein yields the protein MFKTRRAIAVLSVATAAALVLSACGSGSGSSSTTSGPAVNPATATSAADFGGMAQLVAAAKKEGTLNVIALPDSWANYGKIIAAFKSKYGLTVNSANPNGSSADEIKAADDNKGQDTAPDVFDLGAAVALASTAKFAPYKVANWKDIPAANKEATGLWVNDYTGSMSIGYNSAKYPRPTSLDDLLKPAFKGGVALNGDPTQAGAAFAGVALATVQSGGTLDNFQPGIDFFNKLNKAGNFLTVDPTPATIASGETGVVFDWSYNNLAAAATVPGWKVTTLPGTAYISYYNQAINKDAPHPAAARLWQEFIFSPTAQNLFLAAGAYPVTIDAMTSAGTVDKTALDSVGALPKNRVSATTDQTNAANALLSKNWAAAIGQ from the coding sequence ATGTTCAAAACTCGAAGGGCCATCGCGGTCCTGTCTGTGGCCACGGCCGCCGCGTTGGTGTTGAGCGCATGCGGTTCAGGTTCCGGTAGCTCCAGCACCACCAGCGGCCCGGCTGTCAACCCTGCAACCGCGACCAGTGCAGCCGATTTCGGCGGCATGGCCCAACTGGTGGCCGCAGCGAAGAAGGAGGGCACGCTCAACGTGATCGCCCTGCCGGACTCCTGGGCAAACTACGGAAAGATCATCGCCGCCTTCAAATCGAAGTACGGACTGACCGTCAATTCGGCAAACCCCAACGGGTCGAGCGCCGACGAAATCAAGGCCGCTGACGACAACAAGGGGCAGGACACCGCCCCTGACGTTTTCGACCTCGGGGCCGCTGTCGCGCTGGCGAGCACCGCCAAATTCGCGCCGTACAAGGTGGCGAACTGGAAGGACATTCCCGCGGCGAACAAGGAAGCCACCGGGCTGTGGGTCAACGACTACACCGGCAGCATGTCAATCGGTTACAACTCCGCCAAGTATCCGAGGCCCACGAGCCTCGATGACCTGCTGAAGCCGGCATTCAAGGGTGGCGTCGCCCTCAACGGCGACCCGACTCAGGCTGGTGCGGCATTCGCCGGCGTGGCCTTGGCCACCGTGCAGAGCGGCGGAACGCTCGACAATTTCCAGCCGGGCATCGACTTCTTCAACAAGCTCAACAAGGCGGGCAACTTCCTCACGGTCGACCCGACTCCGGCAACCATCGCATCCGGCGAGACCGGCGTTGTCTTCGACTGGAGCTACAACAACCTTGCTGCTGCGGCGACCGTGCCTGGCTGGAAGGTGACGACCCTCCCGGGCACCGCCTACATCAGCTATTACAACCAGGCGATCAACAAGGACGCACCGCACCCGGCTGCTGCGCGACTGTGGCAGGAGTTCATCTTCAGCCCGACGGCGCAGAACCTGTTCCTCGCAGCGGGTGCCTACCCGGTCACGATCGACGCGATGACCTCAGCAGGCACGGTCGACAAGACCGCGCTGGACTCGGTTGGGGCTCTGCCGAAGAACCGGGTCTCGGCAACGACTGACCAGACCAACGCAGCGAACGCGCTCTTGTCAAAGAACTGGGCAGCCGCAATCGGCCAGTAA
- a CDS encoding DUF6611 family protein, with protein sequence MRSLFRRLTEGRQLWGVVDRSPASRGLWCEVRLTVYPPGTTSAQRRLFHAVHEWPIVGVIVGMMLMVALGPTVPAGVELGAGGALYAAGFAAGAVLIRPFAERMRRLAAVVTLAAGDWRAAGDVELIEATLERFAALDDRRRAGLVSPARYEAEWGAIYDSLPAPLSPVAGV encoded by the coding sequence ATGCGTTCGTTGTTCAGAAGGCTGACTGAGGGGCGTCAGCTCTGGGGTGTCGTTGATCGTTCGCCGGCCTCTCGCGGTCTGTGGTGCGAGGTGCGGTTGACCGTGTATCCGCCGGGCACCACCAGCGCGCAGCGCAGACTGTTTCATGCCGTGCATGAGTGGCCGATCGTCGGTGTCATCGTGGGCATGATGCTCATGGTCGCGCTCGGCCCGACTGTGCCTGCAGGGGTCGAACTCGGTGCAGGCGGCGCACTGTATGCGGCGGGCTTCGCGGCCGGCGCTGTGCTCATTCGCCCATTCGCAGAGCGGATGCGCCGCCTCGCGGCCGTCGTCACCCTCGCGGCCGGCGATTGGCGCGCGGCGGGCGACGTTGAGTTGATCGAGGCCACTCTGGAGCGCTTCGCCGCACTCGACGACAGACGTCGGGCCGGTTTGGTCAGCCCGGCCCGCTACGAAGCGGAGTGGGGTGCGATCTACGATTCGCTGCCTGCCCCGCTTTCCCCTGTTGCCGGCGTTTGA
- a CDS encoding magnesium transporter MgtE N-terminal domain-containing protein, with translation MTTTSPGTPAGTGATRIIYLSTLLKHAVIDAHGQGIGRLADVIVRLQPSGYPTLTGLVVRVGSNTVFVSMADVIEIDADRIELRTARLDLRLFERRSGEVLLKQDALGHRLIDVDRASLVHAYDVVLRPSATGWLATGFDVHRAGRIRRADPTRRDVRDWGSFEPLIGHEASGRVRSGFGRLRTLRPAQIADLIEEGSPEERDDLLDHLQQDPELEADVFEELEDDRQTQLLKSRNVDDIVRIVSLMRADDAADAIGDLPQELRQRVLEMLDEPQHSAVLRLMRYQDATAGGLMGLDFVAVDESSTVGAALERVANASAQQPEALTTIFSVDDRGRLRGALGVVSALQADRLAPLREVTAPNPVHASAADDVIDVTTQMADFNLFTLPVLDDDGRILGVITVDDALEAAIPDDWRRRERRPHPAGHLEAGLDQTPATDQTPATGESGAGSES, from the coding sequence ATGACCACTACCTCCCCCGGAACGCCCGCCGGCACGGGCGCGACTCGCATCATCTACCTGTCAACGCTGCTGAAGCATGCGGTGATCGACGCCCATGGGCAAGGCATCGGCCGCCTCGCCGACGTCATCGTTCGGCTGCAACCCAGCGGTTACCCCACTCTGACCGGCCTTGTCGTGCGCGTCGGCTCGAACACGGTCTTCGTCTCCATGGCCGACGTCATCGAGATCGATGCAGACAGGATCGAATTGCGAACCGCGCGGCTCGACCTGCGCCTGTTCGAGCGCCGCAGTGGAGAGGTGCTGCTGAAGCAAGACGCTTTGGGGCACCGGTTGATCGATGTCGACCGCGCATCTCTCGTGCATGCGTACGACGTCGTGCTCCGCCCGAGCGCGACCGGATGGCTGGCGACCGGCTTCGATGTGCACCGGGCAGGTCGCATCCGCCGCGCCGACCCGACCAGGCGCGACGTTCGCGACTGGGGTTCGTTCGAGCCGCTGATCGGCCACGAAGCGTCTGGCCGGGTGCGTTCCGGGTTCGGCCGCCTTCGCACGCTGCGGCCTGCCCAGATCGCCGACCTGATCGAAGAGGGCTCCCCCGAGGAACGCGACGATCTCCTCGATCATCTGCAGCAGGATCCGGAATTGGAAGCGGATGTCTTCGAAGAATTGGAAGACGACCGCCAGACCCAACTCCTCAAGTCACGCAATGTCGACGACATCGTGCGCATCGTCTCCCTTATGCGTGCCGATGATGCCGCCGATGCCATCGGCGATCTCCCCCAAGAGCTGCGTCAGCGGGTGTTGGAGATGCTCGATGAGCCGCAGCATTCAGCTGTGCTGCGGCTGATGCGCTATCAGGACGCGACTGCAGGCGGGCTCATGGGGCTGGACTTTGTGGCTGTCGACGAATCCAGCACCGTCGGGGCGGCGCTCGAGCGCGTGGCGAATGCGTCCGCTCAACAGCCGGAGGCGCTGACGACCATCTTCAGCGTCGATGACCGGGGCCGCCTGCGCGGCGCACTCGGAGTCGTCAGTGCCTTGCAAGCTGACAGGCTCGCGCCGCTGCGCGAAGTGACGGCCCCGAACCCGGTGCACGCCAGCGCAGCGGACGACGTGATCGATGTCACGACGCAGATGGCTGATTTCAACCTGTTCACGCTGCCCGTGCTTGACGATGACGGCCGCATCCTCGGGGTGATCACCGTCGACGACGCGTTAGAGGCCGCGATTCCGGATGACTGGCGTCGCCGCGAGCGGCGACCGCACCCGGCCGGTCATCTCGAAGCCGGCCTCGATCAGACGCCGGCAACAGATCAAACGCCGGCAACAGGGGAAAGCGGGGCAGGCAGCGAATCGTAG
- a CDS encoding Nramp family divalent metal transporter, which yields MTLNTNTQPIPRPSAVLDSAHLGNIEGALGTIRVGDTAPRTKLSAKLRTLVAIVGPGLIVMVGDNDAGAFGTYTQAGQNYGTTLLWTLLLLVPVLYVNQEMVLRLGAVAGVGHARLILERFGKFWGAFSVIDLFILNALTIVTEFIGISIGLSYLGIPQLPGIIVAAAIVIGAVSTGSFRRFERLCLVLVAGSLLLIPVVIMVHPPIGQIVRDFVIPGMPAGAELSTVMLLIIGIVGTTVAPWQLFFQQSYVIDKRITPRFMGYEKVDLWIGIVLVVIGGGALMALTAATFAGHPEFGNFTDAGGVAAGLGTYVSQAAGILFALALIDASIIGAAAVGLSTSYAIGDVLGLKHSLHRKISEAKGFYAMFAGLLVLSAVIVLIPGSPLGLLTVGVQVLAGVLLPSATVFLLLLCNDRAVLGPWVNGRALNLFTSAVIAVLVLLSIVLTGSVLFPSITGATILQILLGGALVAILTGVAFAVYRVRHPTAREPIDRSQRENWRMPPLALLAAPKLSTGRRLGLSVLRAYLLLAMVLVIVRIVQLALGH from the coding sequence ATGACCCTGAACACAAACACTCAGCCCATTCCCCGCCCGTCAGCCGTGCTGGACTCCGCACACCTGGGCAACATCGAGGGCGCCCTCGGCACCATCCGAGTCGGCGACACGGCACCTCGCACAAAACTTTCGGCCAAACTGCGCACCCTGGTGGCCATTGTCGGGCCCGGCCTGATCGTGATGGTCGGCGACAATGACGCGGGCGCGTTCGGCACCTACACGCAGGCTGGCCAGAACTACGGAACGACCCTGCTGTGGACGCTACTGCTGCTCGTTCCGGTGCTGTACGTCAACCAGGAGATGGTGCTGCGGCTTGGCGCGGTAGCGGGCGTCGGCCACGCCCGCCTGATCCTGGAACGTTTCGGCAAGTTCTGGGGCGCATTCAGCGTGATCGACCTGTTCATCCTGAACGCGCTGACGATTGTCACGGAATTCATCGGCATCAGCATCGGCCTGAGTTATCTCGGCATCCCCCAGCTGCCCGGGATCATCGTCGCCGCCGCGATCGTGATCGGCGCGGTGAGCACCGGGTCGTTCCGCCGGTTCGAGCGACTGTGCCTCGTGCTGGTGGCCGGGTCGCTGCTGCTGATTCCGGTCGTGATCATGGTGCACCCGCCGATCGGCCAGATCGTACGCGACTTCGTGATCCCCGGGATGCCGGCAGGCGCCGAACTGTCCACCGTGATGCTGCTGATCATCGGAATCGTCGGCACGACCGTGGCACCGTGGCAACTGTTCTTCCAGCAGTCCTACGTGATCGACAAGCGGATCACCCCGCGGTTCATGGGTTACGAGAAGGTCGATCTCTGGATCGGCATAGTGTTGGTGGTGATCGGTGGTGGGGCGCTGATGGCGCTGACGGCGGCGACGTTCGCCGGACATCCGGAGTTCGGAAACTTCACCGACGCAGGAGGCGTCGCCGCAGGATTGGGCACGTATGTCAGCCAGGCCGCCGGCATCCTGTTCGCGCTTGCGTTGATCGACGCGTCGATCATCGGAGCTGCGGCAGTGGGACTGTCCACCTCCTACGCCATCGGTGACGTGCTCGGCCTGAAGCACTCGCTGCACCGCAAGATCTCCGAAGCAAAAGGCTTTTACGCGATGTTCGCCGGGCTGCTTGTGCTCTCGGCAGTAATCGTGCTGATCCCCGGCAGCCCGCTGGGATTGCTGACCGTCGGGGTGCAGGTGCTCGCGGGGGTGCTGCTGCCGTCTGCGACCGTATTCCTGTTGCTGCTGTGCAATGACCGGGCGGTACTCGGCCCCTGGGTCAATGGCCGCGCGCTAAACCTGTTCACGTCCGCTGTGATCGCCGTGCTCGTGCTGCTGTCGATCGTGTTGACCGGCAGCGTGCTCTTCCCGAGCATCACCGGTGCGACGATCCTGCAAATCCTCCTCGGCGGAGCGCTCGTCGCGATCCTGACCGGCGTCGCCTTCGCCGTCTATCGGGTGCGGCATCCGACCGCGCGTGAGCCGATCGACCGCAGTCAGCGGGAGAACTGGCGGATGCCGCCCCTCGCGTTGCTCGCAGCACCGAAACTGTCGACCGGGCGCCGTCTCGGCCTGAGCGTGCTGCGCGCGTACCTGCTGCTCGCGATGGTGCTCGTGATTGTGCGAATCGTGCAGCTCGCACTGGGCCACTGA
- a CDS encoding 6-phospho-beta-glucosidase, with product MKLTILGGGGFRTPIVYHALLRDTGAPRITEVALLDVDAARLESISRVLREQARGFPDAPTLTTTTDARTAIAGADFVFAAIRVGGLAGRRADEHVALSLGVLGQETTGPGGIAYALRTVPVMLDYARLIAELAPDAYLLNFTNPAGIITEALQAVLGDRVLGICDTPSGLGRRLAALLGPRFGDDIDPGHLQFDYIGLNHLGWMRRVLYDGRDLLPNLLADDNLLGTLEESQVFGRDWIRALGAIPNEYLYYYYFNREAVANVLASPLTRGDFLEQTQGAFFRELSAAPLLGTPLSGTQNDPVALWRAAVRERDASYMAEAKGGVQGHPKAERELELDPAQQGYAGVALAVMRAISRNEPTTMILNVRNAGTIAGLPDDAVVEVPTLVDADGVHPLNTPAPDLGQLGLMQRVKAVERHAIAAATTGNASEALKAFSLHPLVDSVTVGKQLLAGYREAIPAIDGLFKRP from the coding sequence ATGAAGTTGACGATCCTCGGCGGAGGCGGGTTTCGCACGCCCATCGTCTACCACGCGCTCCTGCGCGACACGGGCGCGCCGCGCATCACCGAGGTGGCGTTGCTCGACGTCGACGCCGCCAGGCTCGAAAGCATCAGCCGCGTTCTGCGCGAGCAGGCGCGGGGGTTTCCGGATGCCCCGACGCTGACCACGACGACGGATGCGCGCACCGCGATCGCCGGTGCCGATTTCGTCTTCGCGGCGATCCGGGTCGGCGGCCTGGCGGGCCGTCGCGCCGACGAGCACGTGGCGCTGAGCCTGGGAGTGCTCGGGCAGGAGACCACGGGGCCGGGTGGCATCGCCTACGCGCTGCGCACGGTGCCGGTGATGCTCGATTACGCGCGACTCATTGCAGAACTCGCCCCGGATGCCTACCTGCTCAACTTCACGAATCCGGCCGGCATCATCACCGAGGCCCTGCAGGCCGTGCTCGGCGACCGGGTGCTCGGCATCTGCGACACACCGTCAGGCCTGGGTAGGCGGCTTGCCGCACTCCTCGGGCCCAGGTTTGGCGACGACATCGACCCCGGGCACCTGCAGTTCGACTACATCGGACTCAATCATCTCGGCTGGATGCGCCGCGTTCTGTACGACGGGCGCGACCTCCTGCCAAACCTCCTCGCCGACGACAACCTGCTCGGCACGTTGGAAGAGTCGCAGGTCTTCGGCCGCGATTGGATCCGTGCACTCGGAGCGATCCCGAACGAATACCTGTATTACTACTATTTCAACCGGGAGGCCGTCGCTAACGTGCTCGCCTCGCCCTTGACCCGCGGCGACTTCCTCGAGCAGACTCAGGGGGCGTTCTTCCGCGAACTGTCGGCTGCGCCGCTGTTGGGCACACCACTGTCGGGCACTCAGAACGACCCGGTCGCGCTCTGGCGCGCAGCCGTCAGAGAGCGTGACGCCAGTTACATGGCCGAGGCGAAGGGCGGCGTGCAAGGCCACCCGAAAGCCGAGCGCGAACTCGAGCTCGATCCGGCGCAGCAGGGATATGCGGGCGTAGCACTGGCGGTGATGCGTGCGATCAGTCGCAACGAGCCGACCACGATGATCCTCAACGTGCGCAACGCCGGCACGATCGCCGGCCTGCCCGATGATGCAGTGGTCGAGGTTCCAACCCTGGTCGATGCGGACGGCGTGCACCCGCTGAACACGCCCGCCCCCGACCTCGGGCAGCTCGGTCTGATGCAGCGGGTGAAGGCGGTCGAACGGCACGCGATTGCAGCGGCGACCACCGGGAATGCGAGCGAGGCGCTGAAGGCGTTCTCGCTGCATCCGCTCGTCGATTCCGTTACCGTCGGCAAGCAGTTACTCGCCGGGTATCGCGAGGCGATTCCGGCAATCGACGGCTTGTTCAAGCGCCCGTAG
- a CDS encoding flavin reductase family protein produces the protein MQSDAPKWTEHVLAQTGATAGAKQADQDAYKQLSTLVAKGTAIVSAVHRGWDNAATVTDYLSISYDPPTMVVSLYGLSRMAEALEGADRWALSILSSEQRAVADVLSEPGRPLDSLLSQIPHFRRADAAPPLIAGALGWFELRTIAMHEVATHILFVGEVVAMGRTEPTAQESAVRSPLVRFQSGYLRAG, from the coding sequence ATGCAGTCGGACGCGCCGAAGTGGACCGAACACGTTCTTGCCCAGACGGGCGCGACGGCGGGTGCGAAGCAGGCCGATCAGGATGCGTACAAGCAGCTGAGCACCCTCGTCGCCAAGGGAACAGCGATCGTTTCCGCCGTGCATCGCGGTTGGGATAACGCGGCCACCGTCACCGACTACCTGTCCATTTCTTACGATCCGCCGACCATGGTCGTCAGCCTCTACGGGCTTTCCCGAATGGCCGAGGCGCTCGAGGGTGCGGACCGGTGGGCTTTGAGCATCCTGTCGTCAGAACAGAGAGCCGTCGCCGACGTGCTCAGCGAGCCAGGCCGCCCGCTGGACAGCCTGCTGTCGCAGATCCCGCATTTTCGACGAGCGGATGCCGCGCCGCCGCTCATCGCGGGCGCGCTCGGCTGGTTCGAGTTGCGCACGATTGCAATGCACGAGGTGGCCACGCACATCCTGTTCGTCGGTGAAGTCGTGGCGATGGGCCGGACTGAGCCAACTGCGCAGGAATCGGCCGTGCGATCGCCGTTGGTGCGCTTTCAGTCCGGCTATCTGCGCGCCGGATGA
- a CDS encoding outer membrane protein assembly factor BamB family protein — protein MASEHPQVGQPRVGRPNRALLVASIGIFLLTGCTGTHPSANVPPTFPSATRSANRPSPSADSSPAGVAGINTWLGYHANAERTGAVAAGASLAAARVAWTADLGGAVFGQPVVADGLVIAATESNRVVALNAQNGQLAWSASLGAPLTNVASVAGCGNIDPLGITSTPVIDPATGTVYVVGEIADANGGVHHQLEGLSVTTGAVTLSENVDPPLPAGEPAVNLLQRAGLALANGRVYIGYGGNYGDCGQYHGWLVGVEAAGPPQLVSFEVASDGEGGAIWQSGGAPAIDANGNLYVSTGNANPDPPEGGPDQKSYTESVVKLSPALVPLAAFKDTVAGGDEDLSTGNPVLLPGGAVFSVGKTDIGYVLNGASLTRAASIPDVCGSDPDGGPAYDAVTNRIFVPCRDGGIQVVNLSTDTLGPRLQGANSAPILIGSQLWAAQYPDGTVTEFNTATGAQMQVISASTSIPNFASPSTALGLLLIGTDTGVTAFTGTG, from the coding sequence ATGGCCAGCGAGCATCCGCAAGTCGGGCAGCCGCGGGTGGGTCGGCCTAACCGCGCGCTGCTGGTCGCCTCGATCGGGATCTTTCTCCTGACCGGATGCACAGGCACACACCCGAGTGCAAATGTGCCGCCTACATTTCCATCGGCGACGCGGAGCGCGAATCGCCCGTCGCCTTCCGCCGACTCATCGCCTGCGGGCGTAGCCGGGATTAACACATGGCTCGGCTACCACGCGAACGCTGAGCGCACGGGGGCTGTGGCGGCCGGCGCATCGCTCGCAGCTGCCCGCGTCGCCTGGACGGCTGACCTCGGCGGCGCCGTGTTCGGGCAACCGGTCGTCGCTGACGGCCTGGTCATCGCGGCGACAGAAAGCAACCGCGTCGTCGCCTTGAATGCGCAGAACGGGCAACTTGCCTGGTCAGCTTCACTCGGCGCGCCGCTCACGAACGTCGCGTCGGTCGCCGGATGCGGAAACATCGATCCTCTGGGTATCACAAGCACTCCGGTGATCGACCCCGCGACCGGCACAGTGTACGTCGTTGGCGAGATCGCCGACGCGAACGGGGGCGTGCACCATCAGTTGGAGGGGTTGAGCGTCACGACTGGCGCGGTGACGCTCTCCGAGAACGTCGACCCTCCGCTGCCCGCCGGCGAGCCGGCGGTCAATCTGCTGCAGCGCGCGGGGCTCGCGCTTGCGAACGGGCGAGTCTACATCGGCTACGGGGGCAACTACGGTGACTGCGGTCAGTACCACGGCTGGCTGGTCGGCGTCGAGGCCGCGGGTCCGCCGCAGCTGGTGTCATTCGAGGTGGCGTCCGACGGCGAAGGCGGCGCGATCTGGCAGTCCGGAGGAGCACCGGCGATCGACGCGAACGGCAACCTCTACGTCAGCACGGGCAACGCCAACCCCGACCCGCCCGAGGGCGGCCCCGACCAGAAGTCCTACACCGAAAGCGTGGTGAAACTCTCGCCGGCGCTCGTTCCCCTGGCCGCGTTCAAGGACACGGTCGCGGGCGGCGACGAAGACCTGAGCACCGGCAACCCGGTACTCCTGCCCGGTGGTGCCGTGTTCTCCGTCGGCAAGACCGATATCGGTTACGTGCTCAACGGTGCCAGCCTCACGCGCGCCGCCTCGATTCCGGATGTCTGCGGCAGCGACCCCGACGGCGGCCCCGCCTACGATGCGGTCACCAACCGCATCTTCGTCCCCTGTCGCGACGGAGGCATCCAGGTCGTGAATCTGTCCACCGATACGCTCGGTCCGCGTTTGCAAGGAGCCAACAGTGCGCCGATCCTGATCGGTTCGCAGTTGTGGGCAGCACAGTACCCCGACGGCACCGTCACCGAGTTCAACACGGCGACGGGCGCCCAGATGCAGGTGATATCCGCCAGCACCTCGATCCCGAACTTTGCCAGCCCGAGTACGGCACTCGGCCTGCTGCTGATCGGCACGGACACGGGTGTCACAGCGTTCACGGGAACCGGGTGA
- a CDS encoding MarP family serine protease, which yields MTSVGTSVMELIVDVVLAIAAVFSIANGWRRGAVLSAVPMVGLIAGLWLGLQFAPTVVGWLAGIGWGAVVQRTIVASVFILVCASVIYGVAATLAGMIRRRLNKGPVRGIDAVGGAAVGLVTWALVVWLVAGFLQTTTLIPVTQVVASSKIVAALDAISPVPASTALGALDDALGQAGLPKVFQHGESIASAAPPDPSIPAAVNAAASGVVRVLANEPACNTSSEGSGWVVANNRVVTNAHVVAGATTVAVQVRGVGLSLPATLVAFDPQRDVAVLAVPGLNVAPLKLGSPLAVGASAVTAGFPGNGPYTAGPSRVREVLDATGTDIYQQQTVTREIYSLRGVVRPGNSGGPLFDTNGHVVGVVFARSTTDADTGYALTLAEVQPVLAQAGSSTPVSSGRCASD from the coding sequence GTGACCTCTGTGGGAACCAGCGTCATGGAACTGATCGTGGACGTCGTGCTTGCGATCGCTGCGGTGTTCTCCATCGCGAACGGATGGCGCCGTGGCGCCGTGCTCTCAGCGGTGCCCATGGTCGGGTTGATCGCCGGACTCTGGCTTGGACTGCAGTTCGCACCGACCGTGGTCGGCTGGCTCGCCGGTATCGGCTGGGGCGCTGTCGTGCAACGCACGATCGTGGCTTCGGTATTCATTCTGGTGTGCGCATCCGTCATCTATGGGGTTGCCGCGACACTTGCTGGGATGATCCGTCGCCGCCTGAACAAAGGCCCCGTGCGCGGCATCGACGCGGTCGGCGGGGCTGCTGTCGGGCTGGTGACCTGGGCGCTGGTCGTTTGGTTGGTCGCCGGCTTCTTGCAGACGACGACGCTGATCCCTGTGACGCAAGTTGTCGCCTCGTCGAAGATCGTCGCGGCACTGGACGCGATCTCGCCGGTGCCCGCGTCCACGGCACTCGGTGCCCTCGACGACGCGCTCGGTCAGGCCGGATTGCCCAAGGTCTTCCAACACGGCGAGTCCATCGCGAGTGCGGCGCCGCCGGATCCGTCGATTCCGGCAGCGGTGAACGCGGCCGCATCGGGTGTTGTGCGCGTGCTCGCGAATGAGCCGGCTTGCAACACGTCATCGGAGGGTAGCGGGTGGGTCGTCGCAAACAACCGTGTCGTGACGAACGCTCACGTGGTTGCCGGAGCGACCACCGTCGCCGTGCAGGTGCGCGGTGTCGGCCTGTCGTTACCGGCAACACTGGTGGCGTTCGACCCGCAGCGCGACGTCGCGGTGTTGGCCGTGCCGGGGCTGAACGTCGCACCGCTAAAGCTGGGCAGCCCGCTCGCGGTCGGTGCCTCCGCTGTCACAGCCGGATTCCCGGGAAACGGGCCGTACACAGCCGGGCCGTCACGGGTGCGTGAGGTGCTCGACGCGACCGGCACCGACATCTACCAGCAGCAGACGGTCACCCGTGAAATCTATTCCCTGCGCGGAGTGGTGCGGCCGGGCAACTCGGGCGGCCCGCTGTTCGACACCAATGGTCACGTCGTCGGAGTGGTCTTCGCCCGATCGACGACGGATGCCGACACCGGCTATGCACTCACGCTCGCCGAGGTGCAGCCCGTTCTCGCACAGGCCGGATCGAGCACGCCGGTCAGTTCGGGCCGCTGCGCGTCCGACTGA
- a CDS encoding PIN domain-containing protein has protein sequence MTGSRLFVDTNVFAYALDRREQPKRTRALHVIDEHRHDIVASTQVLIELYAVCTRKLGMGRVDARHAVEAIADFPVIDTDRNLVLSALALADRAELSIFDAAIVCAAQRAGCGVLLTEDLNAGQRFDTVVVENPFAR, from the coding sequence TTGACCGGCTCGAGGCTGTTCGTCGATACCAACGTGTTCGCCTACGCGCTCGACCGGAGAGAGCAACCGAAGCGAACCCGTGCTCTGCACGTGATCGATGAACACCGGCACGACATCGTTGCGAGCACACAAGTCCTTATCGAACTTTATGCAGTGTGCACCCGCAAACTCGGGATGGGCCGTGTCGACGCCCGGCACGCGGTCGAGGCCATCGCCGACTTTCCGGTCATCGACACTGACCGCAACCTCGTGCTGAGCGCACTGGCCTTGGCTGACAGGGCTGAACTGTCGATCTTCGACGCAGCAATCGTCTGCGCGGCGCAGCGCGCAGGCTGTGGCGTGCTGCTCACGGAAGACCTGAATGCCGGACAGCGTTTCGACACGGTGGTCGTGGAGAACCCGTTCGCACGGTGA